From one Oncorhynchus clarkii lewisi isolate Uvic-CL-2024 chromosome 6, UVic_Ocla_1.0, whole genome shotgun sequence genomic stretch:
- the LOC139410963 gene encoding RNA-binding protein EWS-like isoform X7, protein MASAPDYSSYNQAGAQQGYGSYAAQPSQGYGQSAQQGYSQQGYGSYAQPAAAETGYSQAAPSAGGYAQQYGSSYGQPAPAGYPAAQPSAHGYSQPAAGYGASGYESAPAAAPAASQPSYGSQPGYAAQSAYAGYSQQAASTAPPSSQPAGYSQSSYSQPGGYAAQQSGYQAQQGSYGQQQSGYQQQQPPPQQQQAPAAAYPPQASGSYGQPAGSQYGQQSGPQSGYNQSSHYNNYGQEGRGSSGYSGSDPARFPGAGESRGPPRDGYDRGGMMHGGRGRGGMGRGGMGVAGDRGGFNKPGGPMNNGAVRNMGRPEEQDDSENSTIYITGLTENATLEEMAIFFKDPGPIRMNRRLGKPAINIYTDNDSGKPKGDATLSYEEPSFAKAAVELFDGKEYQGRRLKVSMARRKPMMGGMRGGMSMRGDMMGRGGPGGGERGRGGMGMRGGRGMDRGGPGGPGGFRGGWGGDRGGGFRGRGGMDRGGFRGSSRGGPPMDRGRGMGRGGMGGPPGKMDMRDHRQERRDRPY, encoded by the exons ATGGCGTCAGCACCTG ATTACAGTTCCTACAACCAGGCCGGTGCCCAGCAGGG GTATGGCTCATATGCTGCTCAGCCCTCACAGGGCTATGGACAATCTGCCCAG CAGGGTTATAGCCAGCAAGGATATGGGTCCTACGCCCAGCCTGCTGCAGCTGAGACCGGATACTCTCAGGCAGCACCCTCTGCTGGCGGCTATGCGCAGCAGTATGGTTCCTCCTATGGGCAACCAGCACCAG CTGGGTACCCTGCTGCCCAGCCCAGTGCCCATGGCTACTCCCAGCCTGCCGCGGGCTATGGAGCCAGTGGATATGAGagtgctcctgctgctgctcccGCTGCCTCTCAGCCCTCCTATGGCTCCCAGCCAGGCTATGCAGCCCAGTCTGCCTACGCTGGCTACAGCCAGCAGGCTGCTTCCACTGCACCTCCGAG CAGCCAGCCAGCTGGCTACAGCCAGAGCAGCTACTCCCAACCAGGGGGATATGCCGCGCAGCAGAGTGGGTACCAGGCCCAGCAGGGAAGCTATGGGCAGCAGCAGAGTGGgtaccagcagcagcagcccccACCTCAGCAGCAACAGGCCCCTGCCGCGGCCTACCCTCCTCAGGCCTCAGGTTCCTACGGGCAGCCTGCAGGCAGCCAGTATGGACAACAAAGTGGGCCCCAAAGTGGTTACAACCAGTCAAGCCATTACA ATAACTATGGACAGGAGGGCAGAGGCAGCTCTGGCTACTCTGGCTCTGACCCTGCTAGGTTCCCAGGGGCAGGGGAGAGCCGTGGGCCACCCAGGGATGGCTATGACAGGGGCGGCATGATGCACGGTGGCAGGGGACGTGGGGGCATGGGCCGTGGAGGCATGGG CGTCGCTGGAGACAGAGGTGGCTTCAATAAGCCCGGTG GACCCATGAACAACGGGGCAGTGCGTAACATGG GGCGCCCTGAGGAGCAGGATGACTCTGAGAACAGCACCATCTACATCACAGGACTCACAGAGAACGCCACTCTGGAGGAGATGGCTATCTTCTTCAAAGACCCTGGACCCATCAGG ATGAACCGGAGGTTGGGCAAGCCTGCCATCAACATCTACACAGACAATGATTCCGGGAAGCCCAAGGGAGACGCCACACTGTCCTACGAGGAGCCCTCCTTTGCCAAAGCTGCTGTAGAGTTATTTGATG GGAAAGAGTACCAGGGCAGGAGGCTGAAGGTGTCCATGGCTCGCCGTAAGCCCATGATGGGTGGAATGAGAGGGGGCATGTCCATGAGGGGTGACATGATGGGCCGTGGAGGACCTGGAG GTGGTGAGCGAGGCAGGGGTGGCATGGGGATGCGTGGGGGCAGAGGGATGGACCGTGGCGGGCCAGGAGGGCCTGGAGGCTTCCGTGGAGGATGGGGAGGTGACCGTGGCGGTGGATTCAGGGGACGTGGTGGAATGGACCGAGGGGGATTCCGAGGGTCTAGCAGGGGAGGACCGCCTATGGACCGAGGAAGAGgaatggggagaggaggaatgggggGGCCCCCAGGCAAGATGGATATGAG GGACCATCGCCAGGAACGCAGGGACCGACCCTACTGA
- the LOC139410963 gene encoding RNA-binding protein EWS-like isoform X3, with protein MASAPDYSSYNQAGAQQGYGSYAAQPSQGYGQSAQQGYSQQGYGSYAQPAAAETGYSQAAPSAGGYAQQYGSSYGQPAPAGYPAAQPSAHGYSQPAAGYGASGYESAPAAAPAASQPSYGSQPGYAAQSAYAGYSQQAASTAPPSSQPAGYSQSSYSQPGGYAAQQSGYQAQQGSYGQQQSGYQQQQPPPQQQQAPAAAYPPQASGSYGQPAGSQYGQQSGPQSGYNQSSHYNNYGQEGRGSSGYSGSDPARFPGAGESRGPPRDGYDRGGMMHGGRGRGGMGRGGMGVAGDRGGFNKPGGPMNNGAVRNMGRPEEQDDSENSTIYITGLTENATLEEMAIFFKDPGPIRMNRRLGKPAINIYTDNDSGKPKGDATLSYEEPSFAKAAVELFDGKEYQGRRLKVSMARRKPMMGGMRGGMSMRGDMMGRGGPGGMMGRGGERGGFVPRGGPHGMGRGGPGGPGGNMQQRAGDWECPNQGCGNQNFSWRMECNQCKAPKPEGFGPPSGGERGRGGMGMRGGRGMDRGGPGGPGGFRGGWGGDRGGGFRGRGGMDRGGFRGSSRGGPPMDRGRGMGRGGMGGPPGKMDMRDHRQERRDRPY; from the exons ATGGCGTCAGCACCTG ATTACAGTTCCTACAACCAGGCCGGTGCCCAGCAGGG GTATGGCTCATATGCTGCTCAGCCCTCACAGGGCTATGGACAATCTGCCCAG CAGGGTTATAGCCAGCAAGGATATGGGTCCTACGCCCAGCCTGCTGCAGCTGAGACCGGATACTCTCAGGCAGCACCCTCTGCTGGCGGCTATGCGCAGCAGTATGGTTCCTCCTATGGGCAACCAGCACCAG CTGGGTACCCTGCTGCCCAGCCCAGTGCCCATGGCTACTCCCAGCCTGCCGCGGGCTATGGAGCCAGTGGATATGAGagtgctcctgctgctgctcccGCTGCCTCTCAGCCCTCCTATGGCTCCCAGCCAGGCTATGCAGCCCAGTCTGCCTACGCTGGCTACAGCCAGCAGGCTGCTTCCACTGCACCTCCGAG CAGCCAGCCAGCTGGCTACAGCCAGAGCAGCTACTCCCAACCAGGGGGATATGCCGCGCAGCAGAGTGGGTACCAGGCCCAGCAGGGAAGCTATGGGCAGCAGCAGAGTGGgtaccagcagcagcagcccccACCTCAGCAGCAACAGGCCCCTGCCGCGGCCTACCCTCCTCAGGCCTCAGGTTCCTACGGGCAGCCTGCAGGCAGCCAGTATGGACAACAAAGTGGGCCCCAAAGTGGTTACAACCAGTCAAGCCATTACA ATAACTATGGACAGGAGGGCAGAGGCAGCTCTGGCTACTCTGGCTCTGACCCTGCTAGGTTCCCAGGGGCAGGGGAGAGCCGTGGGCCACCCAGGGATGGCTATGACAGGGGCGGCATGATGCACGGTGGCAGGGGACGTGGGGGCATGGGCCGTGGAGGCATGGG CGTCGCTGGAGACAGAGGTGGCTTCAATAAGCCCGGTG GACCCATGAACAACGGGGCAGTGCGTAACATGG GGCGCCCTGAGGAGCAGGATGACTCTGAGAACAGCACCATCTACATCACAGGACTCACAGAGAACGCCACTCTGGAGGAGATGGCTATCTTCTTCAAAGACCCTGGACCCATCAGG ATGAACCGGAGGTTGGGCAAGCCTGCCATCAACATCTACACAGACAATGATTCCGGGAAGCCCAAGGGAGACGCCACACTGTCCTACGAGGAGCCCTCCTTTGCCAAAGCTGCTGTAGAGTTATTTGATG GGAAAGAGTACCAGGGCAGGAGGCTGAAGGTGTCCATGGCTCGCCGTAAGCCCATGATGGGTGGAATGAGAGGGGGCATGTCCATGAGGGGTGACATGATGGGCCGTGGAGGACCTGGAG GCATGATGGGCCGTGGAGGAGAGCGTGGAGGTTTTGTCCCACGAGGAGGACCACATGGTATGGGCAGAGGTGGGCCAGGTGGCCCAGGTGGCAACATGCAGCAGAGAGCTGGAGACTGGGAGTGCCCCAACCA GGGCTGTGGCAACCAGAACTTTTCCTGGAGGATGGAGTGTAACCAGTGCAAAGCTCCCAAACCAGAGGGCTTTGGGCCCCCTTCAG GTGGTGAGCGAGGCAGGGGTGGCATGGGGATGCGTGGGGGCAGAGGGATGGACCGTGGCGGGCCAGGAGGGCCTGGAGGCTTCCGTGGAGGATGGGGAGGTGACCGTGGCGGTGGATTCAGGGGACGTGGTGGAATGGACCGAGGGGGATTCCGAGGGTCTAGCAGGGGAGGACCGCCTATGGACCGAGGAAGAGgaatggggagaggaggaatgggggGGCCCCCAGGCAAGATGGATATGAG GGACCATCGCCAGGAACGCAGGGACCGACCCTACTGA